The following coding sequences are from one Streptomyces venezuelae window:
- a CDS encoding ThiF family adenylyltransferase, with translation MHPIVKPALRRGWRDLSTVQFGVAPAHALVLGPMDTATGSFLTLLDGTRGVPLLREEGRRMGLPDGHVDRLLGELSRAGLLDDSTGGGPAADALRGRGETLDRLRGDVASLSLQSPGPGDAIAKMAARRTVRVRVQGAGRVGAVVASLLAGAGVGRVEVRDGGQVRPWDVAPGGLPAESIGERRDTAARRMVRQAAPGRPPRQSPAEGDGADLSLVIIAPRDGLDAYAPAPSAAEELLASGTPHLYAGVIEGTGVVGPLVLPGTTACAECLFRQRADRDPTWPRMLAQWRSGQSRHVPACDLALSTSVAGLAAGHALTFLDGGPSACSGVRHTASVPGFEWLSSPIWPHPSCSCGAGVSVKGDRLTVAEKPHATMAG, from the coding sequence ATGCATCCGATCGTGAAACCGGCACTGCGGCGCGGCTGGCGGGACCTGAGCACCGTGCAGTTCGGGGTGGCACCCGCGCACGCCTTGGTGCTCGGACCGATGGACACGGCGACGGGCAGCTTTCTGACCTTGCTGGACGGCACGCGCGGGGTCCCTCTGCTGCGGGAGGAGGGCCGGCGGATGGGGCTGCCGGACGGGCATGTGGACAGGCTGCTGGGTGAGCTGTCGCGGGCGGGTCTGCTCGACGATTCGACCGGGGGCGGCCCGGCGGCCGACGCGCTGCGCGGGCGCGGGGAGACCTTGGACCGGCTGCGGGGCGACGTGGCCTCGCTCTCGCTCCAGTCGCCGGGGCCGGGCGATGCGATTGCGAAGATGGCGGCGCGCCGGACGGTGCGTGTGCGGGTCCAGGGCGCCGGCCGGGTGGGCGCCGTGGTGGCTTCGTTGCTGGCGGGCGCGGGGGTCGGCCGGGTCGAGGTGCGGGACGGCGGACAGGTGCGTCCGTGGGATGTCGCGCCGGGCGGACTGCCCGCCGAGTCCATCGGCGAGCGCAGGGACACGGCCGCGCGCCGCATGGTGCGACAGGCAGCTCCCGGGCGTCCGCCCCGGCAGTCACCGGCCGAGGGGGACGGAGCGGACCTGTCCCTGGTGATCATCGCTCCGAGAGACGGCCTGGACGCGTACGCGCCAGCCCCTTCGGCAGCCGAGGAACTGCTCGCCTCGGGCACTCCTCATCTCTACGCGGGCGTGATCGAGGGGACGGGCGTGGTCGGCCCCTTGGTCCTGCCGGGGACGACCGCATGCGCGGAGTGTCTGTTCCGGCAGCGTGCGGACCGCGATCCCACCTGGCCGCGGATGCTGGCCCAGTGGCGCTCGGGTCAGTCGCGTCACGTGCCCGCGTGCGACCTGGCGCTGTCGACCTCGGTCGCAGGTCTCGCGGCCGGGCATGCCCTGACCTTCCTGGACGGCGGCCCGTCGGCCTGCTCGGGGGTGCGACACACGGCTTCCGTGCCCGGATTCGAGTGGCTTTCGAGCCCGATTTGGCCGCATCCATCATGCTCTTGTGGGGCGGGCGTGTCCGTTAAGGGGGATCGGCTCACCGTTGCTGAGAAGCCGCACGCAACAATGGCCGGGTAA
- a CDS encoding ABC1 kinase family protein, with the protein MSDLPRKAVTRTAKLAALPLGFAGRATWGLGKRIGGKSAEIVGRELQQRTAEQLFKVLGELKGGAMKFGQALSVFESALPEEIAGPYRAALTKLQEAAPPMPTRTVHSVLAERLGEDWRELFLEFEDKPAAAASIGQVHRAVWTDGREVAVKVQYPGAGEALLSDLNQLSRFARLLGPLIPGMDIKPLIAELRDRVSEELDYGLEAQAQQAHADEFADDPDVVVPQVVHQSDQVLVTEWMDGTPLSEVIAEGTEEQRDRAGQLLARFLFSGPARTGLLHADPHPGNFRLLFDEKAGYRLGVLDFGTVDRLPDGLPPTIGTSLRMTLEGEADAVYDMLCAEGFVKESVDLEPQAVLDYLLPIIEPMAVEEYTFTRAWMRKHAARLADVRSPAYQLGRYLNLPPAYLLIHRVTVSTIGVLCQLGATVRMRDELEEWLPGFVEEPEEADGAEGAEENEAVGAVTDGSAAAEG; encoded by the coding sequence ATGTCTGATCTTCCCCGGAAGGCGGTCACCCGAACCGCCAAACTGGCCGCGCTGCCACTCGGCTTCGCGGGGCGCGCGACCTGGGGCCTGGGCAAGCGGATCGGGGGCAAGTCGGCGGAGATCGTGGGGCGCGAGCTGCAGCAGCGCACGGCCGAGCAGCTGTTCAAGGTCCTCGGTGAGCTCAAGGGCGGCGCCATGAAGTTCGGGCAGGCACTGTCCGTCTTCGAGTCCGCGCTGCCCGAGGAGATCGCGGGACCTTACCGTGCCGCGCTGACGAAGCTGCAGGAAGCGGCGCCGCCGATGCCCACCCGGACCGTGCACTCCGTCCTGGCGGAGCGGCTCGGCGAGGACTGGCGCGAGCTGTTCCTGGAGTTCGAGGACAAGCCCGCGGCCGCCGCGTCGATCGGGCAGGTGCACCGGGCGGTGTGGACGGACGGCCGTGAGGTCGCGGTCAAGGTGCAGTACCCGGGGGCGGGCGAGGCGCTGCTGTCCGACCTCAACCAGCTCAGCAGGTTCGCCCGTCTGCTGGGGCCGCTGATCCCGGGGATGGACATCAAGCCGCTCATCGCCGAGCTGCGGGACCGCGTGTCGGAGGAGCTGGACTACGGTCTGGAGGCCCAGGCCCAGCAGGCGCACGCCGACGAGTTCGCGGACGACCCCGACGTGGTGGTGCCGCAGGTGGTGCACCAGAGCGATCAGGTCCTGGTGACCGAGTGGATGGACGGAACGCCGCTCTCCGAGGTGATCGCGGAGGGCACGGAGGAGCAGCGCGACCGGGCGGGTCAGCTCCTGGCCCGCTTCCTCTTCTCCGGTCCCGCCCGCACGGGTCTGCTGCACGCCGACCCGCACCCCGGCAACTTCCGGCTGCTCTTCGACGAGAAGGCGGGGTATCGCCTGGGGGTCCTGGACTTCGGCACGGTCGACCGGCTGCCCGACGGGCTGCCCCCGACCATCGGGACGTCCCTGCGGATGACGCTGGAGGGCGAGGCCGACGCGGTCTACGACATGTTGTGCGCGGAGGGCTTCGTCAAGGAGTCCGTCGATCTGGAGCCGCAGGCGGTGCTCGACTATCTGCTGCCGATCATCGAGCCCATGGCGGTCGAGGAGTACACGTTCACCCGGGCCTGGATGCGGAAGCACGCGGCCCGGCTCGCCGATGTCCGCTCCCCCGCCTACCAGTTGGGCCGGTATCTGAATCTGCCGCCCGCCTATCTGCTGATACACCGCGTGACGGTGAGCACGATCGGGGTGCTGTGCCAGCTGGGGGCGACGGTGCGGATGCGGGACGAACTGGAGGAGTGGCTGCCCGGCTTCGTGGAGGAGCCGGAAGAAGCTGACGGGGCTGAAGGGGCTGAGGAGAACGAGGCGGTCGGGGCGGTTACGGACGGCAGCGCGGCGGCGGAGGGCTGA
- a CDS encoding M48 family metallopeptidase has protein sequence MPADPSPRVAGETSARRAGAPQRSTTSPSPSGAGAGAVEVRRSARRRRTVSAYREGDRTVVLIPARMSEAEEQRWVTVMLDKLAAQESKRLLGDAELAERAGQLSDQYFAGRARPESVRWVTNQNTRWGSCTPAEGSIRLSHRLQGMPEYVVDYVLVHELAHLLVPGHGPRFWRLLEAYPRTERARGYLEGVVAAGRLPHLPAAREE, from the coding sequence GTGCCCGCCGACCCGTCCCCTCGCGTCGCTGGGGAGACCTCAGCGCGTCGCGCCGGAGCTCCACAGCGCAGCACGACCAGCCCGTCGCCGTCCGGCGCGGGGGCCGGCGCGGTCGAGGTCAGACGGAGCGCCCGCCGCCGCAGAACGGTCTCCGCGTACCGGGAGGGGGACCGCACCGTGGTCCTCATCCCCGCCCGGATGTCCGAGGCGGAGGAGCAGCGCTGGGTCACCGTGATGCTGGACAAGCTCGCGGCCCAGGAGAGCAAGCGGCTCCTCGGCGACGCGGAGCTCGCCGAGCGCGCGGGTCAGCTCTCCGACCAGTACTTCGCGGGCCGCGCCAGGCCCGAGTCGGTCCGCTGGGTCACGAACCAGAACACCCGGTGGGGTTCCTGCACCCCGGCCGAGGGCAGTATCCGTCTCTCGCACCGGTTGCAGGGCATGCCCGAGTACGTCGTGGACTACGTCCTCGTCCACGAGCTCGCCCATCTCCTCGTCCCCGGTCACGGCCCGCGTTTCTGGCGTCTCCTGGAGGCCTACCCCCGCACCGAGCGCGCCAGGGGGTACCTCGAAGGGGTGGTCGCCGCCGGGCGCCTGCCTCATCTGCCGGCCGCCCGAGAGGAGTGA
- a CDS encoding WhiB family transcriptional regulator: MQLEAHAPSVPPSQTLPPPAPTEDPTLTPLTALTALDDAIENLGVPVPCRAYDPEVFFAESPADVEYAKSLCRTCPLMEACLAGAKERREPWGVWGGELFVQGVVVARKRPRGRPRKNPVVA; the protein is encoded by the coding sequence GTGCAACTCGAAGCGCACGCCCCGTCCGTACCGCCTTCACAGACGCTCCCCCCGCCCGCACCCACGGAGGACCCGACCTTGACTCCCCTCACCGCGCTCACCGCGCTCGACGACGCCATCGAGAACCTCGGCGTACCCGTCCCCTGCCGTGCCTACGACCCGGAGGTCTTCTTCGCGGAGTCGCCGGCCGACGTCGAGTACGCCAAGTCCCTCTGCCGTACCTGTCCGCTGATGGAGGCCTGCCTCGCGGGCGCCAAGGAGCGGCGTGAGCCGTGGGGCGTCTGGGGCGGCGAGCTGTTCGTCCAGGGCGTCGTGGTTGCCCGCAAGCGGCCCCGTGGTCGCCCGCGCAAGAACCCGGTCGTCGCATGA
- a CDS encoding ATP-dependent DNA helicase UvrD2: MPVLVRPAPPPCGQPAHPSPETWQAGWVTSATHSTLFPQVPDSPDAVLDGLDPEQREVATALHGPVCVLAGAGTGKTRAITHRIAYGVRAGMLQPASVLAVTFTNRAAGEMRGRLRQLGASGVQARTFHSAALRQLQFFWPKAVGGPLPRIVDRKIKLVADAAAACRIRLDRNELRDLTSEIEWSKVTQTVPADYAAAAAKAGRDVPRDPAEIAQLYAAYEDLKRDRAVIDFEDVLLLAVGILQDRHDIAEQIRAQYQHFVVDEYQDVSPLQQRLLELWLGDRDSLCVVGDASQTIYSFTGATPDHLLNFRTRHPGATVVKLVRDYRSTPQVVRLANGLLSQARGRAADHRLELVSQRDAGPEPVYTEYVDEPAEAEGAARRIRALLADGVPASEIAVLFRTNSQSEIYEQALADANVPYQLRGAERFFERTEVREAGAALRGAARFGGNDALLDDVVDLPSQVRAVLSTKGWTTEPPAGSGAVRDRWESLAALVRLAEDFARARPEATLADLVAELDERANAQHAPTVEGVTLASLHAAKGLEWDAVFLVGLAEGMMPITYAKTDEQIEEERRLLYVGVTRARAHLSLSWALSRSPGGRPTRRPTRFLDGLRPGSGAGAAARAASGGPGGIERGTGGAAGPVEGRRQRKSRTPARCRVCGRTLTEAGEMKLMRCEDCPSDMDEGLYERLREWRSGQARELGQPAYCVFTDKTLIAIAEAVPEDEGELARIPGVGVRKFHRFGAEVLAICAGQDYVRGAEGE; the protein is encoded by the coding sequence ATTCCCGTATTAGTACGACCGGCTCCGCCTCCCTGTGGACAACCGGCTCACCCGTCCCCGGAGACCTGGCAAGCTGGCTGGGTGACATCAGCAACGCACTCCACCCTCTTCCCGCAGGTCCCGGACTCCCCCGACGCTGTGCTCGACGGGCTCGACCCGGAGCAGCGCGAGGTCGCCACCGCCCTGCACGGACCGGTGTGCGTCCTCGCCGGTGCCGGCACCGGCAAGACCCGGGCGATCACCCACCGGATCGCCTACGGGGTGCGAGCCGGGATGCTGCAGCCCGCCAGCGTGCTCGCCGTCACCTTCACGAACCGCGCCGCCGGAGAGATGCGAGGCCGCCTCCGCCAGCTCGGTGCCTCCGGTGTCCAGGCCCGCACCTTCCACTCCGCGGCCCTGCGCCAGCTCCAGTTCTTCTGGCCGAAAGCAGTCGGTGGACCGCTGCCCCGGATCGTCGACCGCAAGATCAAACTCGTCGCGGACGCGGCCGCGGCCTGCCGCATCCGCCTCGACCGGAACGAGCTGCGCGACCTCACCAGCGAGATCGAGTGGTCCAAGGTCACCCAGACCGTCCCCGCGGACTACGCGGCCGCCGCCGCGAAGGCGGGCCGCGACGTCCCCCGCGACCCCGCCGAGATCGCACAGCTCTACGCGGCGTACGAAGACCTGAAGCGCGACCGTGCCGTCATCGACTTCGAGGACGTGCTGCTGCTCGCCGTCGGCATCCTCCAGGACCGGCACGACATCGCCGAGCAGATCCGCGCCCAGTACCAGCACTTCGTCGTCGACGAGTACCAGGACGTGAGCCCCCTGCAGCAGCGCCTCCTGGAGCTCTGGCTCGGCGACCGGGACAGCCTCTGCGTCGTCGGCGACGCCAGCCAGACGATCTACTCGTTCACCGGCGCGACCCCCGACCATCTGCTGAACTTCCGCACCCGCCACCCGGGGGCCACGGTCGTCAAACTGGTCCGTGACTACCGCTCCACCCCCCAGGTCGTCCGCCTCGCGAACGGCCTCCTCTCCCAGGCCCGCGGCCGCGCCGCCGACCACCGCCTGGAACTCGTCTCACAGCGCGACGCCGGACCCGAACCGGTCTATACGGAGTACGTGGACGAGCCGGCCGAGGCCGAAGGTGCCGCCCGCCGCATCCGCGCCCTCCTCGCCGACGGCGTCCCCGCCAGCGAGATCGCGGTCCTGTTCCGCACGAACTCGCAGTCGGAGATCTACGAACAGGCCCTCGCCGACGCGAACGTCCCCTACCAGCTGCGGGGCGCCGAGCGGTTCTTCGAGCGCACGGAGGTGCGCGAGGCGGGCGCGGCCCTGCGCGGCGCCGCCCGCTTCGGTGGCAACGACGCGCTCCTCGACGACGTGGTCGACCTCCCCTCCCAGGTGCGGGCCGTGCTCTCCACCAAGGGGTGGACGACCGAGCCCCCCGCCGGGTCCGGGGCGGTGCGCGACCGGTGGGAGTCCCTGGCGGCGCTGGTGCGGCTCGCCGAGGACTTCGCGCGGGCCAGGCCGGAGGCGACCCTCGCCGACCTCGTGGCCGAGCTCGACGAACGGGCGAACGCCCAGCACGCGCCGACCGTCGAGGGCGTCACGCTGGCCTCGCTGCACGCGGCCAAGGGCCTGGAGTGGGACGCCGTGTTCCTCGTGGGCCTCGCCGAAGGCATGATGCCGATCACCTACGCCAAGACCGACGAGCAGATCGAGGAGGAGCGCCGCCTCCTCTACGTGGGAGTGACCCGCGCCCGCGCCCACCTCTCCCTCTCCTGGGCCCTCTCGCGCTCTCCGGGCGGCCGCCCCACCCGTCGCCCCACCCGGTTCCTCGACGGACTGCGGCCGGGCTCCGGAGCGGGCGCCGCCGCCCGGGCCGCGAGCGGCGGTCCCGGAGGCATCGAGCGCGGCACCGGCGGAGCCGCGGGTCCGGTGGAAGGGCGACGGCAGCGCAAGAGCCGCACGCCCGCCCGCTGCCGGGTCTGCGGACGGACCCTGACCGAGGCGGGCGAGATGAAGCTCATGCGGTGCGAGGACTGCCCGTCCGACATGGACGAAGGGCTCTACGAACGGCTGCGGGAGTGGCGATCCGGACAGGCGAGGGAGCTGGGGCAGCCCGCGTACTGCGTCTTCACGGACAAGACCTTGATCGCCATCGCGGAGGCGGTGCCCGAGGACGAGGGCGAGCTGGCACGCATCCCCGGCGTCGGCGTCCGCAAGTTCCACCGTTTCGGCGCCGAGGTGCTCGCCATCTGTGCAGGTCAGGACTATGTAAGGGGCGCCGAAGGCGAGTGA